A genomic region of Limnohabitans curvus contains the following coding sequences:
- a CDS encoding GMC family oxidoreductase — MNASASTTSDARVFDYVIVGGGAAGCVLANRLSADGRYTVCLLEAGPPDYNPFIHIPAGFIKLAYDPRNTWQIKTEPTEWTAGRGIPTTQGRTLGGSSAINGFNYTRGQREDYDGWAALGNTGWSYAQLLPYFKRSERRIGVADPRYRGTDGPLPITDCDWRHPLCDAFIESAREVGVPDNPDYNGACQEGAGYYQRWIYRGRRYSTARAFLRPARKRPNLTVVTHAQATRILLDGKRAIGVAYSAGAHAPMHKVHARREVVLSAGAANTPKLLMLSGIGRPDRLSPHGIAVQHALPGVGDNLQDHHMVRSSARVHGVVTLNEMARGWRLVGQVVRWLMRRPSILSISPSVAYAFWKTDASLARADVQFHFSPGSYKEGVAGLLDDFPGMTLGFYLMRPQSRGHVRLASSNPFDLPIVQPNYLSEASDREATVAALRLTRRILHGQALSRFRDVDMFPPADATSDAQLLEFARQRGGTAWHLIGTCRMGPAHQPDSVVDPELRVIGLEGLRIADASIMPTMPSGNTQVPTMMIAEKAADLILGHAAPAAEDPATLPTHP, encoded by the coding sequence ATGAATGCCTCTGCATCAACGACGAGCGATGCTCGCGTTTTTGATTACGTCATTGTCGGCGGCGGTGCTGCGGGCTGTGTGCTTGCCAATCGGCTCTCGGCGGACGGGCGCTACACCGTGTGCCTGCTAGAGGCCGGGCCACCAGATTACAACCCATTCATTCACATTCCTGCGGGGTTCATCAAGCTGGCGTACGACCCGCGCAACACGTGGCAAATCAAGACCGAGCCGACCGAGTGGACGGCTGGGCGCGGCATCCCCACCACGCAAGGGCGCACCTTGGGTGGTTCAAGTGCCATCAACGGTTTCAACTACACCCGAGGCCAACGCGAGGACTACGATGGTTGGGCTGCGTTAGGCAATACAGGCTGGAGTTACGCGCAACTGTTGCCGTATTTCAAACGCTCGGAACGTCGCATTGGTGTGGCCGATCCGCGCTATCGGGGCACCGATGGCCCGTTGCCCATCACCGATTGCGACTGGCGACATCCCTTGTGCGATGCCTTCATTGAAAGTGCGCGCGAGGTGGGTGTTCCTGATAACCCCGACTACAACGGCGCTTGCCAAGAGGGGGCCGGCTACTACCAGCGATGGATTTACCGTGGTCGCCGCTACAGCACCGCACGTGCTTTTTTAAGGCCTGCACGCAAACGCCCCAACCTCACGGTGGTGACACATGCGCAGGCCACCCGCATCTTGCTGGATGGCAAACGCGCCATTGGCGTGGCCTACAGTGCGGGCGCGCATGCGCCGATGCACAAAGTGCACGCCAGGCGCGAGGTGGTGCTGAGTGCGGGGGCTGCCAACACGCCCAAGTTGCTCATGCTGTCTGGCATCGGTCGGCCTGATCGACTTTCGCCGCATGGCATTGCGGTGCAACATGCGTTGCCAGGTGTTGGCGACAACTTGCAGGACCATCACATGGTGCGATCGTCCGCACGTGTGCACGGTGTGGTCACCCTCAATGAAATGGCGCGCGGTTGGCGCCTCGTGGGTCAAGTGGTGCGCTGGTTGATGCGCCGCCCGAGCATCCTCAGCATCAGCCCTTCGGTGGCCTACGCCTTTTGGAAAACCGATGCCTCACTGGCGCGTGCGGATGTGCAATTTCATTTCAGCCCCGGCAGCTACAAGGAGGGCGTGGCTGGATTGTTGGACGATTTTCCGGGCATGACTTTGGGCTTTTATTTGATGCGTCCACAAAGCCGCGGCCATGTGCGCTTGGCTTCGTCAAACCCATTTGATCTGCCCATCGTGCAGCCCAACTATTTGTCTGAAGCATCGGACCGCGAGGCCACGGTGGCTGCTTTGCGTTTGACGCGTCGCATCTTGCACGGTCAAGCCTTGAGCCGTTTTCGCGACGTTGACATGTTTCCGCCTGCCGATGCGACCAGCGATGCCCAACTGTTGGAGTTTGCGCGTCAGCGTGGGGGAACGGCTTGGCATTTGATCGGCACATGTCGCATGGGTCCCGCCCACCAACCCGACTCGGTGGTTGACCCCGAGCTGCGTGTGATCGGGCTAGAAGGCTTGCGCATTGCAGACGCTTCGATCATGCCCACCATGCCCTCGGGCAACACGCAGGTGCCCACCATGATGATTGCCGAGAAGGCTGCTGATTTGATCCTTGGCCACGCGGCACCTGCCGCCGAGGACCCCGCTACTTTGCCCACTCACCCTTGA
- a CDS encoding ABC transporter ATP-binding protein — translation MVDTPLLKIENLEVRYGAVEALKGVSIHVNAGEVVTIIGGNGAGKSTLMKTISGLEPAAAGRVMFEGHDITRMPGYQRVALGVAQSPEGRQVFPDQTVRDNLLLGAYHRKASAAELEADLQAQFETFPRLRERQEQPAGTMSGGEQQMLAIARALMAQPKLLLLDEPSLGLAPLIVKEIFAVIRALKSRGVTILLVEQMANQALAVADRAYVLETGHITIEGTGAELRRDPRIRAAYLGEH, via the coding sequence ATGGTTGATACCCCCTTGTTAAAAATTGAAAATCTTGAGGTCCGCTATGGGGCGGTGGAAGCCCTCAAGGGTGTCTCCATCCACGTGAATGCGGGCGAGGTGGTCACCATCATTGGCGGCAATGGCGCAGGCAAAAGCACCTTGATGAAAACCATTTCGGGTTTGGAGCCAGCGGCTGCTGGCCGTGTGATGTTTGAAGGCCACGACATCACGCGCATGCCGGGTTATCAGCGGGTGGCGCTTGGCGTGGCTCAGTCACCCGAGGGGCGACAGGTGTTCCCTGATCAAACCGTGCGCGACAACTTGTTGCTGGGGGCGTACCACCGCAAGGCCAGTGCTGCTGAGTTGGAAGCCGACTTGCAAGCGCAATTTGAAACCTTCCCTCGCTTGCGTGAGCGTCAAGAGCAACCCGCGGGCACCATGTCCGGCGGTGAGCAACAAATGTTGGCCATTGCACGGGCGCTGATGGCGCAGCCTAAGCTGCTGCTGTTGGACGAGCCGTCGCTCGGATTGGCGCCGTTGATCGTGAAAGAAATTTTTGCGGTCATCCGTGCGCTCAAGTCACGCGGCGTGACCATCTTGCTGGTCGAGCAAATGGCCAACCAAGCGCTCGCCGTTGCTGATCGTGCGTACGTGTTGGAGACCGGGCACATCACCATCGAAGGCACGGGCGCTGAGCTGCGTCGAGACCCCCGCATTCGTGCGGCTTATTTAGGTGAGCATTGA
- a CDS encoding branched-chain amino acid ABC transporter permease produces the protein MVAILQALLSGLALGGIYALVAVGFNITHNTTKTFNFGQGEFLSVGTVVAVSAMLLLSGKDIHGALTPEDVTVWRMIAALVICMAVLGALGVLLYYTAVRPFVGGGGLAWVMSTLGFGIIIQNAALAVWGPAAMVVPSILGSDVIRIGGAGVLPQEILVLVFSICIMLGLDLVMRKTKIGKAVRAVAHSKNAATLMGINVGAVVVLAFVISSGLAGVAGLLIAPITTASVFMGLLIALKAFSAAIVGGLSNARGCMLGGFMLGIMEAMVGLWQAEMREISIFLLIIIVLVVKPEGLLGTRVVEKV, from the coding sequence ATGGTTGCTATCTTGCAAGCCTTGCTGAGCGGACTCGCGTTGGGCGGTATTTACGCGCTCGTCGCCGTCGGTTTCAACATCACCCACAACACCACGAAAACCTTCAACTTTGGACAAGGCGAGTTCTTGTCGGTGGGTACGGTGGTTGCGGTGTCTGCCATGCTGTTGTTGTCTGGCAAAGACATCCATGGCGCGTTGACGCCTGAAGACGTGACGGTGTGGCGAATGATCGCTGCGCTCGTGATTTGTATGGCCGTTCTCGGTGCGCTGGGTGTGTTGCTGTACTACACCGCCGTGCGACCTTTTGTCGGTGGTGGCGGTTTGGCTTGGGTCATGAGTACCCTGGGCTTTGGCATCATCATTCAAAACGCGGCCTTGGCCGTTTGGGGGCCTGCCGCCATGGTGGTGCCTTCTATATTGGGGAGCGATGTCATTCGCATCGGTGGCGCGGGTGTGCTGCCACAAGAAATTTTGGTGCTGGTTTTTAGCATTTGCATCATGTTGGGGTTGGACTTGGTGATGCGCAAAACCAAGATCGGCAAAGCGGTTCGCGCCGTCGCGCACAGCAAGAACGCCGCGACCTTGATGGGCATCAACGTGGGCGCCGTCGTCGTGCTCGCCTTCGTGATCAGTTCGGGCTTGGCAGGTGTTGCTGGCTTGCTGATTGCACCGATCACCACTGCTTCGGTTTTCATGGGCTTGCTGATTGCGTTGAAGGCGTTTTCAGCTGCCATCGTGGGCGGACTCTCGAACGCCCGTGGCTGCATGTTGGGTGGTTTTATGTTGGGCATCATGGAAGCCATGGTGGGTCTGTGGCAAGCAGAGATGCGAGAGATCAGCATCTTCTTGCTCATCATCATTGTGCTGGTCGTCAAGCCTGAAGGCTTGCTGGGCACACGTGTTGTGGAGAAAGTGTGA
- a CDS encoding PIN domain-containing protein — protein sequence MPIGLPSAQALLEDKSVGFFSIDTDVLHNHGYKFSAGALRALPLQRPAWLSIQQTEIVEREVHSHRMEPVSKVAKDLNTAIAKLQRLSGVNFNPVSEQIKALDSESVAARNFSREFRAFVASLGGGVLPIAGPDLARQIFDRYFQEAAPFEARKKSEFPDAAALLTLENHAKATQKQGILISRDGGWADFAKHSDWLYCVKSLDEFAALFKSTNPVAAAVTTKVSAELRNTASSLSTLVQAAVENHVAGAYWNADDVWTGFCHRVEAEVDQAHYLAHSVDLTGIGTWLVEHDPSICIIEVRATVQVSVDVNVEFFVYDTIDHDELNFGSLEVTRNHEMEVDVFITLRGDLEHVAVDELDPSIELAGGEYDVEVGEVDPDFGEESYA from the coding sequence ATGCCTATTGGATTGCCAAGTGCGCAAGCATTACTCGAAGATAAGAGCGTTGGTTTCTTTTCGATCGATACGGACGTACTTCATAACCATGGGTACAAATTTTCTGCCGGTGCTTTACGCGCGTTGCCATTGCAGAGGCCAGCTTGGCTGAGCATTCAGCAAACCGAGATCGTTGAGCGGGAAGTTCATAGTCATCGGATGGAGCCGGTGTCCAAGGTCGCTAAAGACTTGAATACGGCAATTGCGAAACTGCAACGCCTATCAGGGGTGAATTTCAACCCAGTCAGCGAGCAAATCAAAGCGCTTGATTCCGAATCTGTTGCCGCGCGCAATTTTTCCAGAGAATTCAGGGCCTTTGTGGCAAGCCTAGGTGGGGGCGTCCTACCAATAGCTGGACCAGATTTGGCGCGGCAGATATTTGACCGCTACTTCCAGGAAGCAGCACCATTTGAAGCCAGAAAGAAGTCCGAATTCCCCGATGCTGCCGCGCTCTTGACACTGGAAAACCATGCCAAGGCAACCCAAAAGCAAGGCATCTTGATCTCAAGGGACGGCGGTTGGGCAGATTTCGCCAAGCACAGTGATTGGCTCTACTGTGTGAAATCCTTGGATGAATTCGCTGCGCTGTTCAAGTCCACCAATCCGGTGGCGGCGGCCGTGACTACGAAAGTGAGCGCGGAGCTAAGAAACACCGCCAGCAGTCTTTCTACGTTGGTGCAAGCCGCAGTTGAAAATCATGTCGCCGGTGCATATTGGAATGCAGATGATGTCTGGACCGGGTTTTGTCACCGTGTTGAGGCAGAGGTGGATCAAGCGCACTACCTCGCTCACTCGGTGGACCTGACTGGAATCGGTACATGGTTGGTGGAGCATGACCCGAGCATTTGCATCATCGAGGTCAGGGCTACAGTTCAGGTTTCTGTGGACGTAAATGTTGAATTCTTTGTATATGACACGATCGACCATGATGAGCTTAATTTTGGCTCTCTAGAAGTCACACGCAATCATGAGATGGAAGTGGATGTGTTCATCACTTTGCGCGGCGATCTTGAGCATGTCGCAGTTGATGAATTAGACCCATCAATTGAACTGGCAGGCGGTGAGTATGACGTCGAGGTCGGGGAGGTTGATCCTGACTTTGGTGAGGAGTCATATGCGTGA
- a CDS encoding ABC transporter permease subunit, producing the protein MKAYNTHWMGLMLVVAAIVIGPQLTNNGFYLKIMFMIGVNYLAAAGLNVLVGHTGQKSLGHAGLFAVGAYTVAVLTARHGWNPWVAFLAAGVVAALFGALIALPALRVKGPALAMVTIGFGIVAEKVVAEWQDVFGGQAGIYGVVPPTWGSQSLDDRDWVWLVSALCIVTHLMLRSLLNGKYGRAFMAVNTAEVAAESVGVSVYRIKVIAFVISAVTCGFAGALIAQQNQFISSDFITFNMSIFFLLIVLFGGSSVYGPLLGAVVLTLLDNFLARWPHVQHFTYGALLLFALYAMPDGLSAWLRSIAVRIFPGLARHPALPSALSPWRLHANEALEANRPLLEAKGLYKAYGGVVPTNDVDLTLRTGHVHSLIGPNGAGKTTLLNILSGVVEPDRGTIRFNGTDVVGMSINGVARLGLARTFQNLRLFVDMTVLDNVKVGLHRHMEAGFWSCLFGSRLSARSEIQATEEALQILGFLGLADKAYERAGSLPYGVQRRVEIARALATHPRLLLLDEPAAGLNPHETRDLVDVIARIRDLGITVLLIEHHMDLVMRISDHVIVLDYGQKIAEGKPAEIQSNPRVIAAYLGTEDETDDANDVVTGATHG; encoded by the coding sequence ATGAAGGCTTACAACACACACTGGATGGGTTTGATGTTGGTGGTGGCTGCCATCGTCATTGGCCCACAACTCACAAATAACGGCTTCTACCTGAAGATCATGTTCATGATTGGCGTGAACTACCTGGCCGCTGCTGGCCTGAATGTGTTGGTGGGACACACAGGACAGAAGTCACTGGGCCATGCCGGCTTGTTTGCCGTTGGCGCATACACAGTGGCGGTGCTGACGGCACGCCACGGTTGGAATCCTTGGGTTGCATTTTTGGCGGCGGGTGTCGTCGCCGCATTGTTTGGTGCGCTCATCGCTTTGCCAGCCTTGCGTGTCAAGGGCCCCGCCTTGGCGATGGTGACCATTGGTTTTGGCATCGTGGCTGAAAAGGTTGTCGCCGAGTGGCAAGACGTGTTTGGCGGTCAGGCCGGTATCTATGGTGTGGTGCCGCCGACCTGGGGCAGCCAGTCTCTGGATGACCGCGACTGGGTGTGGCTGGTGTCCGCGTTGTGCATCGTCACACATCTGATGCTGCGCAGTTTGTTGAACGGCAAATATGGACGCGCCTTCATGGCCGTCAACACAGCTGAAGTGGCGGCTGAAAGCGTGGGGGTGAGCGTTTACCGAATCAAGGTCATTGCGTTTGTCATCAGCGCCGTCACTTGTGGCTTTGCTGGCGCTTTGATTGCGCAGCAGAACCAATTTATTTCTTCGGACTTCATCACCTTCAACATGTCGATCTTCTTCTTGTTGATCGTCTTGTTTGGCGGCAGTTCGGTGTATGGGCCTTTGCTGGGCGCGGTGGTGTTGACCTTGCTCGACAACTTCTTGGCGCGTTGGCCCCATGTGCAACATTTCACCTATGGTGCGTTGTTGTTGTTTGCGTTGTACGCCATGCCAGACGGCCTGTCCGCTTGGCTGCGTTCGATTGCCGTTCGAATTTTTCCGGGGTTGGCGCGTCACCCTGCTTTGCCCTCGGCGCTGAGTCCTTGGCGTTTGCATGCGAACGAAGCCTTAGAAGCCAACCGCCCTTTGTTAGAGGCCAAGGGCCTTTACAAAGCCTACGGTGGTGTCGTTCCCACCAACGACGTGGACCTGACGCTGCGCACAGGCCATGTGCATTCCTTGATCGGTCCGAATGGCGCTGGCAAGACCACCTTGCTCAACATCCTGTCGGGCGTGGTCGAACCTGATCGCGGCACGATTCGTTTCAATGGCACAGATGTGGTGGGCATGTCTATCAACGGTGTGGCGCGCTTAGGCTTGGCGCGCACGTTTCAAAACCTGCGTTTGTTTGTTGACATGACCGTTTTGGACAACGTCAAGGTTGGCTTGCATCGCCACATGGAGGCGGGGTTTTGGTCTTGCTTGTTTGGCTCGCGGCTTTCTGCGCGTAGCGAAATTCAGGCAACAGAAGAAGCGCTGCAAATTTTGGGGTTCCTTGGTTTGGCCGACAAAGCGTATGAGCGTGCAGGCAGCTTGCCCTATGGCGTGCAGCGTCGCGTGGAAATTGCACGCGCCTTGGCGACCCACCCACGGTTGCTGTTGCTGGATGAGCCAGCGGCCGGATTGAACCCACATGAAACCCGTGACTTGGTGGACGTGATTGCCCGCATTCGCGACCTAGGCATCACGGTCTTGTTGATTGAACACCACATGGACTTGGTCATGCGCATTTCAGACCATGTCATCGTGCTGGACTATGGCCAAAAGATTGCAGAGGGCAAGCCCGCTGAGATTCAAAGTAACCCCCGTGTGATCGCCGCCTACCTTGGGACCGAGGATGAGACGGATGATGCAAACGATGTGGTGACAGGAGCGACCCATGGTTGA
- a CDS encoding heavy metal sensor histidine kinase translates to MFKSFSLTSRLTIFFTLVAATVVLGLGWILMTAADRHFLDLDRVALADKRQLIEGILSDANSSDDARLRLGESLSHHHGLWALIRSSSGETLFQSEGFNPPESSRQSMNGKDGRELKTWKDNATEFHAIEFQAKAKYIQDVDFDVSLAIDAEHHQEFLKELERSLAIYAVMATLVSGFLGWVAAHQGLAPLRAMKTRAAGVSGQQLQERMPVDAVPIEMADLARELNQMLDRLQSDFQRLSEFSSDLAHELRTPISNLLTQTQVTLSTKRDVATYREILASNAEELQRLGRMVSDMLFLAKTERSVELPNKEKFSAAHEILSLCEFYEAVAEEKRISLTTYGDGEILGDRLMFRRAVSNLLSNALRHTPEDGKVDVAVVDKGSVTEVRVENTGSEIDPQVLPRLFDRFFRADPARSHPESDGAGLGLSITKAIAEIHGGTATVTSNQGRTRFSLQFPHSINEVG, encoded by the coding sequence ATGTTTAAAAGCTTTTCACTGACGAGCCGTCTAACCATTTTTTTTACATTGGTTGCTGCTACTGTTGTTTTGGGTCTCGGTTGGATATTAATGACTGCAGCAGATCGCCACTTTCTGGACCTTGATCGTGTTGCGTTGGCTGACAAAAGGCAGCTAATTGAAGGCATTCTTTCAGATGCCAATTCATCGGATGATGCCCGTTTGCGGCTTGGTGAATCATTGAGTCACCACCATGGACTTTGGGCTTTAATTAGAAGCTCAAGCGGTGAAACATTATTTCAATCTGAGGGATTTAATCCTCCTGAAAGCTCTCGGCAATCTATGAATGGGAAGGATGGGAGAGAGTTAAAAACTTGGAAGGACAATGCAACTGAATTTCATGCGATTGAATTTCAAGCGAAAGCCAAGTACATCCAGGATGTGGACTTCGACGTCTCCTTGGCGATTGATGCTGAGCACCATCAGGAATTTTTGAAAGAATTGGAGCGAAGCTTAGCAATTTACGCTGTCATGGCAACGCTTGTAAGCGGTTTTCTAGGCTGGGTGGCAGCTCATCAAGGATTGGCACCTCTGCGAGCCATGAAGACCAGGGCCGCAGGCGTCTCAGGTCAACAACTGCAAGAGCGCATGCCTGTAGATGCAGTCCCGATTGAGATGGCTGATTTGGCCCGTGAGCTCAATCAAATGTTAGATAGGTTGCAGAGTGATTTTCAGCGCTTGTCCGAATTTTCTTCAGATTTGGCTCATGAGTTGCGTACTCCAATCAGTAACCTGCTCACGCAAACGCAGGTAACACTTTCAACTAAACGCGATGTAGCGACTTACCGTGAAATTTTGGCGTCAAACGCCGAAGAGTTACAGCGCTTGGGTCGGATGGTATCTGACATGCTCTTTTTGGCGAAAACAGAGCGCAGTGTTGAGTTGCCAAACAAAGAAAAATTTTCTGCAGCTCACGAAATTCTGTCCTTGTGTGAGTTCTACGAAGCAGTAGCTGAGGAAAAGAGAATTTCGCTGACGACGTATGGAGATGGTGAAATTCTTGGGGACCGATTAATGTTCCGCCGCGCTGTTAGCAATTTACTTTCGAATGCATTGCGACACACTCCAGAAGACGGGAAGGTGGATGTGGCAGTCGTTGATAAGGGGTCTGTTACAGAGGTCCGGGTTGAAAACACCGGTTCAGAGATTGATCCACAAGTACTTCCTCGTTTGTTTGATCGCTTCTTTCGGGCTGATCCGGCACGGTCTCACCCAGAATCTGATGGTGCCGGATTGGGCTTATCAATTACGAAAGCTATCGCTGAAATCCATGGAGGTACAGCCACGGTCACATCTAATCAAGGTAGAACACGATTTTCCCTGCAGTTTCCACATTCAATCAATGAAGTCGGTTGA
- a CDS encoding ABC transporter substrate-binding protein gives MRMIHKIAKAAAIALTAVCAISAHAQDVIKIGYTADQSASGVAELGIAGRWGFEAAIEDLNKAGGILGRKVVGVVRDDLGTPPKAIQNVTELIDNEKVQAIVGPANSGNALAWLHLPQQKKIPVVVPIATSTEITTRYAKEAQNYLFRVSMVDREQVALLAAYAAKASKGHKIAILADSTGYGQGGIKDATEVLALHGVKPVAVEKYGPKDTDITSQLTKIRDAGADTVIIYGIADGAANVLRSMEKINYLPTTLGTWGNLSSLLPRLAGPKMADHLILAASTTEDSNAKTKSLGERVRKNFPTLTTFPCSAQAYDSVMLLAAAMKAAGTTDGEKVAAALENVNNVEGVIKTYNKPFSKTDHEGLGVADFYLAKWKNGTTVVRYEDAVTKSLTAADLKK, from the coding sequence ATGAGAATGATTCATAAGATAGCCAAGGCCGCGGCCATTGCCCTGACGGCGGTATGTGCCATCAGTGCACATGCGCAAGATGTGATCAAGATTGGCTACACAGCAGACCAATCTGCCAGCGGCGTTGCCGAGCTGGGCATTGCCGGACGCTGGGGTTTTGAAGCCGCGATTGAAGATTTGAACAAGGCTGGCGGCATTCTTGGCCGTAAGGTGGTGGGTGTGGTGCGTGATGACCTCGGCACGCCCCCCAAGGCCATTCAAAACGTCACCGAACTGATTGACAACGAGAAAGTGCAAGCCATCGTCGGCCCCGCCAACTCGGGCAACGCGTTGGCTTGGTTGCATCTGCCGCAACAAAAGAAGATTCCTGTGGTGGTGCCAATTGCGACCTCGACAGAGATCACGACGCGCTACGCCAAAGAAGCACAGAACTACCTCTTCCGCGTCTCCATGGTGGATCGCGAGCAAGTGGCTTTGTTGGCCGCTTATGCCGCGAAAGCCTCAAAGGGTCACAAGATCGCGATCTTGGCTGACTCCACGGGTTATGGCCAAGGTGGTATCAAAGACGCCACCGAAGTGTTGGCATTGCATGGCGTCAAGCCTGTGGCTGTTGAAAAATACGGCCCCAAGGACACAGACATCACCTCGCAGTTGACCAAAATTCGCGATGCTGGCGCAGACACTGTGATCATCTATGGCATTGCAGACGGCGCGGCCAACGTGTTGCGCAGCATGGAAAAAATCAACTACCTGCCTACGACGCTCGGCACTTGGGGCAACCTGAGCTCGTTGTTGCCTCGCTTGGCCGGTCCAAAGATGGCCGACCACCTCATCTTGGCTGCTTCGACGACCGAAGATTCCAATGCCAAGACCAAGTCTTTGGGTGAGCGCGTGCGCAAGAACTTCCCCACGTTGACCACGTTCCCTTGTTCGGCTCAGGCTTATGACTCGGTGATGTTGTTGGCTGCGGCCATGAAGGCAGCAGGTACCACCGACGGCGAGAAAGTGGCTGCCGCGCTGGAAAACGTGAACAACGTTGAAGGCGTGATCAAGACCTACAACAAGCCGTTCTCCAAGACCGACCATGAAGGCTTGGGCGTCGCTGACTTCTACTTGGCCAAGTGGAAAAACGGCACGACGGTGGTGCGCTACGAAGATGCTGTGACAAAGTCGCTCACTGCAGCGGATTTGAAGAAGTAA
- a CDS encoding GMC family oxidoreductase: MTEDSFDFVVVGGGAAGAILADRLSEDGRHTVCLLEAGPADWHPFLHIPAGFIKVLFDPAFTWTYSSEPTEWTHGRRVPLPQGRTLGGSTSMNGLVYNRGQREDFDGWAAQGNLGWGYDEVLPYFQRNERYAGGDDRFRGREGRLPVSDLSWIHPLCEQFIAGAQGLGMPRNPDYNGETQAGVGYFQRSIEGRWRMSTARTYLRAVRGRSNLKIITRAQATSVVFDGTRATGVRYVQGHDQHNVRQVHARREVVLSCGATNTPKLLQLSGVGPVDQLQSLGIPVVHALPGVGANLSDHFSVRFVAGVKGITTINELSRAPRLWGQIAAWLAGRPNILAVSPSLVHWFWQSQPGLNRPDLQGVFAPASYREGYVGMLDRYPGMTCGVWQHRPESRGTVTLRSRDPLAPPVIQPNYLADERDRAVLLGGMRLARELLATSALSGYVTKETLPGAHVQSDDELMDFAKRYGVSSYHLNGTARMGLASDPTAVVDPELRVHGLQGLRVVDASVMPSIVSANTCAATMMIAEKAADMILGRAALPAARTMAE; this comes from the coding sequence ATGACTGAAGATAGTTTTGACTTCGTCGTCGTTGGGGGTGGCGCAGCAGGCGCCATCTTGGCGGACCGTCTGAGTGAGGACGGTCGCCACACGGTCTGTTTGCTGGAAGCGGGGCCGGCTGACTGGCATCCGTTTTTGCACATTCCCGCTGGGTTCATCAAAGTGTTGTTCGACCCCGCATTCACATGGACCTATTCGTCTGAGCCTACCGAGTGGACCCACGGGCGGCGTGTGCCCCTTCCGCAGGGGCGAACGTTGGGCGGTTCGACCTCGATGAATGGCTTGGTCTACAACCGTGGCCAACGTGAAGATTTCGATGGCTGGGCGGCGCAGGGCAACCTTGGTTGGGGCTACGACGAGGTGCTGCCGTACTTTCAGCGCAATGAACGCTATGCGGGTGGCGACGACCGTTTTCGTGGTCGCGAAGGGCGATTGCCGGTCAGTGATTTGTCGTGGATTCACCCCTTGTGCGAACAATTCATTGCTGGCGCACAAGGCTTGGGCATGCCGCGCAATCCCGATTACAACGGGGAAACACAAGCCGGTGTGGGCTATTTCCAGCGCAGCATTGAGGGGCGTTGGCGCATGAGCACGGCGCGCACTTATTTGCGCGCTGTGCGAGGCCGATCTAACCTGAAGATCATCACACGTGCGCAAGCCACTTCGGTGGTGTTTGACGGAACCCGTGCCACAGGTGTGCGCTATGTGCAGGGCCATGATCAGCACAACGTGCGGCAAGTGCATGCACGTCGTGAAGTTGTGCTCTCGTGTGGCGCCACCAATACGCCCAAGCTGTTGCAGCTCTCGGGCGTGGGACCGGTGGACCAACTGCAAAGTCTCGGTATCCCGGTGGTGCATGCCTTGCCAGGTGTGGGTGCGAACCTCAGCGATCATTTTTCTGTTCGCTTTGTGGCCGGTGTCAAAGGCATCACCACGATCAACGAACTTTCACGCGCCCCGCGCTTGTGGGGCCAGATTGCAGCCTGGTTGGCAGGACGGCCCAATATTTTGGCCGTGAGCCCGTCGCTGGTGCATTGGTTTTGGCAGTCTCAACCTGGGTTGAACCGCCCAGATTTGCAGGGCGTGTTTGCGCCGGCGAGTTACCGCGAGGGATATGTGGGCATGTTGGATCGCTACCCGGGCATGACGTGTGGCGTGTGGCAACACCGCCCAGAAAGCCGAGGCACCGTCACATTGCGTTCGCGCGATCCGTTGGCGCCGCCGGTGATTCAGCCCAACTACCTCGCGGATGAACGAGACCGTGCGGTGTTGCTCGGCGGCATGCGTTTGGCACGTGAATTGTTGGCGACGTCCGCGTTGTCTGGGTACGTGACAAAAGAAACCTTACCGGGCGCGCACGTGCAAAGCGACGATGAACTCATGGACTTTGCCAAACGCTATGGCGTGTCTTCCTACCATCTCAACGGCACAGCACGCATGGGATTGGCCAGCGATCCCACTGCCGTGGTGGACCCTGAGTTGCGCGTCCATGGTTTACAGGGACTGCGCGTGGTGGATGCCTCGGTCATGCCGAGCATCGTGTCGGCCAACACATGCGCTGCCACCATGATGATCGCGGAGAAAGCGGCAGACATGATTCTGGGCCGGGCTGCATTGCCTGCTGCGCGAACGATGGCTGAATAA